A region of Micromonospora sp. WMMD882 DNA encodes the following proteins:
- the guaA gene encoding glutamine-hydrolyzing GMP synthase encodes MSTPRPVLVVDFGAQYAQLIARRVREARVYSEIVPHSMSVAEMLAKDPAAIILSGGPSSVYAPDAPRVDAGLFTAEVPVFGICYGFQAMAQALGGTVARTGNREYGGTPLRPRAEAGVLLRELPAELPVWMSHGDCVTEAPAGFVVTAESAGAPVAAFEDLAGRRAGVQFHPEVGHTAQGQDMLKRFLYDIAGIEPTWTPANIIDEQVERIRAQVGDKEVICGLSGGVDSAVAAALVHKAVGDQLTCVFVDHGLLRAGEAEQVEKDYVAATGIRLKVVDAQERFLGALAGVTDPEQKRKIIGREFIRVFEAAAREVAAHGDVEFLVQGTLYPDVVESGGGAGTANIKSHHNVGGLPDDLRFALVEPLRTLFKDEVRTIGLALGLPEAMIWRHPFPGPGLAIRIIGAVDRERLDLLRQADLIAREELTAAGLDRGVWQFPVVLLADVRSVGVQGDGRSYGHPVVLRPVSSEDAMTADWSRLPYDLIARISTRITNEVAEVNRVVLDVTSKPPGTIEWE; translated from the coding sequence ATGAGCACGCCTCGCCCTGTCCTCGTGGTGGACTTCGGAGCCCAGTACGCCCAGCTCATCGCGCGTCGGGTGCGGGAGGCCCGGGTCTACTCCGAGATCGTGCCGCACTCGATGTCGGTCGCCGAGATGCTGGCGAAGGACCCGGCGGCGATCATCCTGTCCGGTGGTCCGTCGAGCGTGTACGCGCCGGACGCGCCGCGGGTCGACGCCGGCCTGTTCACCGCCGAGGTGCCGGTGTTCGGCATCTGTTACGGCTTCCAGGCGATGGCGCAGGCGCTCGGCGGCACGGTCGCCCGCACCGGCAACCGGGAGTACGGCGGCACCCCGCTGCGTCCCCGCGCCGAGGCCGGGGTGCTGCTGCGGGAGCTGCCGGCCGAGCTGCCGGTGTGGATGAGCCACGGCGACTGCGTGACCGAGGCCCCGGCCGGGTTCGTGGTGACCGCCGAGTCGGCCGGCGCGCCGGTCGCCGCGTTCGAGGACCTGGCCGGCCGCCGGGCCGGCGTGCAGTTCCACCCGGAGGTCGGGCACACCGCCCAGGGGCAGGACATGCTCAAGCGCTTCCTCTACGACATCGCCGGCATCGAGCCGACCTGGACCCCGGCCAACATCATCGACGAGCAGGTGGAGCGGATCCGCGCCCAGGTCGGTGACAAGGAGGTCATCTGCGGGCTGAGCGGCGGGGTCGACTCGGCGGTGGCCGCGGCCCTGGTGCACAAGGCGGTCGGTGACCAGCTCACCTGTGTCTTCGTCGACCACGGTCTGCTCCGGGCGGGCGAGGCCGAGCAGGTGGAGAAGGACTACGTGGCGGCCACCGGCATCCGGCTGAAGGTGGTCGACGCGCAGGAGCGGTTCCTGGGGGCGCTGGCCGGGGTGACCGACCCGGAGCAGAAGCGCAAGATCATCGGTCGGGAGTTCATCCGGGTCTTCGAGGCCGCCGCCCGTGAGGTCGCCGCGCACGGCGACGTGGAGTTCCTGGTGCAGGGCACCCTCTACCCGGACGTGGTGGAGTCCGGCGGCGGCGCCGGCACCGCCAACATCAAGAGCCACCACAACGTCGGCGGTCTCCCGGACGACCTGCGGTTCGCCCTGGTCGAGCCGCTGCGCACGCTGTTCAAGGACGAGGTCCGCACGATCGGGCTGGCGCTGGGCCTGCCCGAGGCGATGATCTGGCGGCACCCGTTCCCGGGGCCCGGGCTGGCCATCCGGATCATCGGCGCGGTCGACCGGGAACGCCTCGACCTGCTCCGCCAGGCGGATCTGATCGCCCGCGAGGAGCTGACCGCCGCCGGGCTGGACCGGGGCGTCTGGCAGTTCCCGGTGGTGCTGCTGGCCGACGTGCGCAGCGTCGGGGTGCAGGGCGACGGCCGCAGCTACGGCCACCCGGTGGTGCTCCGGCCGGTCTCCAGCGAGGACGCGATGACCGCCGACTGGTCGCGGCTGCCGTACGACCTGATCGCCCGGATCTCCACCCGGATCACCAACGAGGTGGCCGAGGTCAACCGGGTGGTCCTGGACGTGACCAGCAAGCCCCCGGGCACCATCGAGTGGGAGTGA
- a CDS encoding PspC domain-containing protein produces the protein MSYPNPNTQPPYPQPPNTQPPYRQLRRPTTDRMVAGVASGVGRYFDVDPTLVRVVFAVSVLFTAGAALLAYPVMWFLMPEEPPDAPAWPRPTDVAPPTGAAPPTPWSGPTGAAPPR, from the coding sequence ATGAGCTACCCGAACCCGAACACCCAGCCCCCGTACCCGCAGCCCCCGAACACCCAGCCCCCGTACCGTCAGCTCCGGCGACCCACCACCGACCGCATGGTGGCCGGGGTGGCCAGCGGCGTCGGCCGCTACTTCGACGTCGACCCCACCCTGGTCCGGGTGGTGTTCGCCGTGTCGGTGCTGTTCACCGCCGGGGCGGCGCTGCTGGCGTACCCGGTGATGTGGTTCCTGATGCCCGAGGAGCCGCCGGACGCGCCGGCCTGGCCGCGCCCGACCGACGTCGCGCCGCCCACCGGCGCCGCGCCGCCGACGCCCTGGTCGGGGCCCACCGGCGCCGCGCCGCCCCGGTGA
- a CDS encoding NUDIX domain-containing protein — MTTMLEPLRRIAAYAVCADQVGRVLLVRASERSGTPGAWSLPGGAVDHGEDPRHTVVRETAAETGLSVAVASLADVLADMRALPDRGITIHTDRLLYRVSLRGGTLTDRVDRPTDLARWLTPDEARELPLRSFTARALGLPPSSADVVPDEAPEFPSFYAVPGPDGLHRAQRFAAYAVATDPDGRVLLTRVSDGYPGAGCWHLPGGGTDYGEQPGAALIRELVEETGQTGRLVELLGVASHRDAASLGPEGYPIDWHGVRAFYRVMVDRPAPPVVADVGGSTCEARWFARHELATLPADTLTEVTAEAVQAARLT; from the coding sequence GTGACCACCATGCTGGAGCCGCTCCGCAGGATCGCGGCGTACGCAGTCTGTGCCGACCAGGTCGGCCGGGTGTTGCTGGTCCGCGCATCGGAGCGCTCCGGCACCCCCGGCGCGTGGTCCCTGCCCGGCGGGGCCGTCGACCACGGTGAGGATCCGCGGCACACCGTCGTCCGGGAGACCGCGGCGGAGACCGGTCTGTCGGTGGCCGTGGCGAGCCTGGCCGACGTGCTCGCCGACATGCGGGCGCTGCCCGACCGGGGCATCACCATCCACACCGACCGCCTCCTCTACCGTGTCTCGCTGCGCGGCGGGACGCTCACCGACCGGGTCGACCGGCCGACCGACCTGGCCCGCTGGCTCACCCCCGACGAGGCACGCGAGCTGCCGCTGCGCTCGTTCACCGCGCGGGCCCTGGGCCTGCCGCCCAGCTCCGCCGACGTGGTGCCCGACGAGGCCCCCGAGTTCCCCTCCTTCTACGCCGTTCCCGGCCCGGACGGCCTGCACCGGGCGCAGCGTTTCGCGGCGTACGCGGTGGCCACCGACCCGGACGGGCGGGTGCTGTTGACCCGGGTCTCCGACGGCTACCCCGGGGCCGGCTGCTGGCACCTGCCCGGCGGCGGCACCGACTACGGCGAGCAGCCGGGCGCGGCGCTGATCCGGGAGCTGGTCGAGGAGACCGGCCAGACCGGCCGGCTGGTCGAGCTGCTCGGCGTGGCGAGCCACCGGGACGCCGCCTCGCTCGGCCCCGAGGGGTACCCGATCGACTGGCACGGCGTCCGGGCGTTCTACCGGGTGATGGTCGACCGGCCGGCCCCGCCGGTCGTCGCCGACGTCGGCGGGTCCACCTGTGAGGCCCGCTGGTTCGCCCGGCACGAGCTGGCGACCCTCCCGGCCGACACCCTCACCGAGGTCACCGCCGAAGCCGTCCAGGCGGCCCGGCTGACCTGA
- a CDS encoding NUDIX domain-containing protein has translation MERRRRVAAYGVLRDVDGRVLLARGSASADFPGVWQLPGGGVAHAEHPADAVVREFAEETGLVVAVAGLRAVVADVIRLPDLGVALHTDRIIYHLSGVSGALRYETGGTTDLVSWITPAQLSDLRLMPFTAELFGLPVVPLPEDEPPASPRVPYPPPVADRGQRFAAYGLVTDPRRRVLLTLIADRYPGAGLWHLPGGGTDHGEQPTGALLREIVEESGQLGRVVELLDVGSLHQPAAFGPEGRPMDWHSVRAIYRVEVATPTEAVVTEAAGGSTARAAWFTWADAVGLPLTDVARWALRRGDGPAATP, from the coding sequence CTGGAACGGCGGCGTCGGGTGGCCGCGTACGGGGTGCTGCGGGACGTCGACGGGCGGGTGCTGCTGGCCCGCGGCTCGGCGTCGGCGGACTTCCCCGGCGTCTGGCAGCTCCCCGGCGGCGGGGTGGCGCACGCCGAGCACCCGGCGGACGCGGTGGTCCGGGAGTTCGCCGAGGAGACCGGCCTGGTCGTCGCGGTCGCCGGCCTCCGGGCGGTGGTGGCCGACGTGATCCGTCTCCCCGACCTCGGGGTCGCCCTGCACACCGACCGGATCATCTACCACCTTTCCGGCGTGTCCGGAGCATTGCGGTACGAAACGGGTGGAACGACCGACCTGGTGTCGTGGATCACCCCGGCGCAACTGTCCGATCTCCGCCTGATGCCGTTCACCGCCGAGCTGTTCGGGTTGCCTGTCGTCCCGCTGCCCGAGGACGAGCCGCCGGCCTCCCCGCGCGTGCCCTACCCGCCGCCGGTCGCCGACCGGGGCCAGCGCTTCGCCGCGTACGGGCTGGTCACCGACCCGCGACGGCGGGTGCTGCTCACCCTGATCGCCGACCGGTACCCGGGCGCCGGGCTCTGGCACCTGCCCGGCGGTGGCACCGACCACGGCGAGCAGCCGACCGGCGCTCTGCTGCGCGAGATCGTCGAGGAGTCCGGGCAGCTCGGCCGGGTGGTCGAGCTGCTCGACGTCGGCAGCCTCCACCAGCCGGCCGCGTTCGGCCCGGAGGGACGCCCGATGGACTGGCACAGCGTCCGGGCGATCTACCGGGTCGAGGTGGCGACGCCGACCGAGGCGGTGGTGACCGAGGCGGCGGGTGGCTCGACCGCGCGGGCGGCCTGGTTCACCTGGGCGGACGCCGTCGGGTTGCCGCTGACCGACGTGGCCCGCTGGGCGTTGCGCCGGGGCGACGGGCCGGCTGCGACGCCCTGA
- a CDS encoding CDP-alcohol phosphatidyltransferase family protein, whose product MRRSSTFARQVLLVRVGRRDGDPRQLTDVALPEHRHTGRFRRRYAPEGLNRAEIEAVMPVSPAVAPTTPVDDETPSRSIPLLPGERTVARQAQFALVNACTLGSIMLGVSAIFLAMQGDVRLAAILLVACVVFDGLDGALARRFGVASPFGAQMDSLADMCSFGLAAPMVVYASLAGSVPTAAAGLACALVAACAAIRLARFNVSPKDGRFFCGVPTTMVAMVLALAVAIELPVPPAAQVAGVTLLAFAMVSSFPYVKLARLVKLPPWLWLAPVVGALIDPRLTFTLVVVAYLASGPVLWLRQRRTAAM is encoded by the coding sequence CTGCGCCGCAGTAGTACGTTCGCCCGCCAGGTGCTGCTGGTCCGGGTGGGACGCCGCGACGGCGATCCCCGCCAGTTGACCGACGTGGCCCTGCCCGAGCACCGTCACACCGGCCGGTTCCGCCGCCGGTACGCCCCGGAGGGACTCAACCGGGCGGAGATCGAGGCGGTCATGCCGGTGAGCCCGGCCGTCGCCCCGACGACACCGGTGGACGACGAGACACCGTCCCGGTCGATCCCGCTGCTCCCCGGCGAGCGCACCGTCGCCCGGCAGGCGCAGTTCGCGCTGGTCAACGCGTGCACCCTGGGCAGCATCATGCTCGGCGTCAGCGCCATCTTCCTGGCCATGCAGGGTGACGTCCGGCTGGCCGCGATCCTCCTGGTCGCCTGCGTCGTGTTCGACGGTCTCGACGGCGCGCTCGCCCGCCGGTTCGGCGTGGCCAGCCCGTTCGGCGCCCAGATGGACTCGCTGGCCGACATGTGCTCGTTCGGCCTGGCCGCCCCGATGGTGGTCTACGCCTCGCTGGCCGGCTCGGTGCCCACCGCCGCCGCCGGTCTGGCCTGCGCCCTCGTGGCGGCCTGCGCCGCGATCCGGCTGGCCCGGTTCAACGTCTCGCCGAAGGACGGCCGGTTCTTCTGCGGGGTGCCGACCACCATGGTCGCCATGGTGCTGGCCCTGGCGGTGGCCATCGAGCTGCCGGTGCCCCCGGCGGCGCAGGTCGCCGGCGTCACCCTGCTGGCGTTCGCGATGGTCTCCAGCTTCCCCTACGTGAAGCTCGCCCGGCTGGTCAAGCTGCCCCCGTGGCTCTGGCTGGCGCCGGTGGTCGGCGCGCTGATCGACCCGCGGCTGACCTTCACCCTGGTGGTGGTCGCGTACCTGGCCAGCGGCCCGGTGCTCTGGCTGCGCCAGCGCCGTACCGCCGCCATGTGA
- a CDS encoding phosphatidylserine decarboxylase yields the protein MSQSPVRSTGWSGAVRIGERAARALVAELARRNDPSAALLVGATPDAPVLTAAIDALLPGDTLTVVPAGTTTAAALREHIATLGSWVADRVSVVDTLAEADAVEVVIAAEALTGTDVEARATVDDLTKHLTEGGVLSVTTPAGPGRTAGAAAELDRQGALHGVGTDLVLRNQPPVRVHRLRFTPVAASVAARLAPAYRPSSVPLTRDMHIDSNGVAAAGIALGLAALARVVRPSSKLWLVPALAAGPVAAFFRDPERDVPEDPSAVVAAADGRVLSVQRLHDERFGAGEWLRVAVFLSVLDVHVNRSPVAGKVVDHFVADGGFANAMKPEAEHNVAAYTVLETGHGPVVVAQRTGLIARRIVHRAPVGALLARGERFGLIRFGSRTDVYLPADAADPLVGPGDKVVGGSSVIARWR from the coding sequence ATGAGTCAGTCCCCCGTGCGCAGTACCGGCTGGTCCGGCGCGGTCCGTATCGGCGAGCGCGCCGCCCGTGCCCTCGTCGCGGAGCTCGCCCGGCGCAACGACCCCTCCGCCGCCCTCCTGGTCGGCGCGACCCCGGACGCCCCGGTCCTGACCGCGGCGATCGACGCGCTGCTGCCCGGGGACACCCTGACCGTGGTGCCGGCCGGGACGACGACCGCCGCCGCCCTGCGCGAGCACATCGCCACGCTGGGCAGTTGGGTGGCGGACCGGGTGAGCGTGGTCGACACCCTCGCCGAGGCCGACGCCGTCGAGGTGGTGATCGCGGCCGAGGCGCTGACCGGCACCGACGTCGAGGCCCGGGCCACGGTCGACGACCTCACCAAGCACCTGACCGAGGGCGGCGTGCTCAGCGTCACCACGCCGGCCGGGCCGGGCCGGACGGCGGGCGCGGCGGCGGAGCTCGACCGGCAGGGCGCGCTGCACGGCGTCGGCACGGACCTGGTGCTGCGCAACCAGCCGCCGGTACGGGTGCACCGGTTGCGGTTCACGCCGGTCGCCGCGTCGGTGGCTGCCCGGCTCGCCCCGGCGTACCGGCCGTCGAGCGTGCCGTTGACGCGGGACATGCACATCGACTCCAACGGGGTCGCGGCGGCCGGGATCGCCCTCGGGCTCGCCGCGCTGGCCCGGGTGGTCCGGCCGTCGTCGAAGCTGTGGCTGGTCCCGGCGTTGGCCGCCGGTCCGGTGGCGGCGTTCTTCCGGGACCCGGAGCGGGACGTCCCCGAGGACCCGTCGGCCGTGGTCGCCGCCGCCGACGGCCGGGTGCTCTCGGTGCAGCGGCTGCACGACGAGCGGTTCGGCGCGGGCGAGTGGCTGCGCGTCGCGGTCTTCCTGTCGGTGCTGGACGTGCACGTCAACCGTTCCCCGGTGGCCGGCAAGGTGGTCGACCACTTCGTGGCCGACGGTGGCTTCGCCAACGCGATGAAGCCGGAGGCCGAGCACAACGTGGCCGCGTACACGGTGTTGGAGACCGGGCACGGGCCGGTGGTGGTGGCGCAACGTACCGGGCTGATCGCCCGGCGCATCGTGCACCGGGCGCCGGTCGGCGCGCTGCTGGCCCGGGGTGAGCGGTTCGGCCTGATCCGGTTCGGCTCGCGTACCGACGTCTACCTGCCGGCCGACGCGGCGGACCCGCTGGTCGGGCCGGGCGACAAGGTGGTCGGCGGCTCGTCGGTCATCGCCCGCTGGCGCTGA
- a CDS encoding PspC domain-containing protein, which translates to MTEETARSPRPEATRPDGPPPPAAAPAAQPAAAAPAAGDPSGPPPPAGPSASSTPPAGGAAPPPPGAGPPPPGYDQPTAPGGVGFTSRYGLVRPRSGRYLAGVCAAIGRATNTDPVLWRVLLAVLGFFGGVGILVYVSAWLIIPGEGDSASPVESMLGRGRSSMSPVTVIVLSILVAVSFGYIVTDAFRAVLLGAAILVGGALLLNRDQPGRDRRVGSPPPADPAVPHLPGPVPPVSHPAPGHRTPPAAPGSSPSGSGPGLVAPAWGPAAAAPPVGVDAPRRPAPAAPFPAPGGPFPAPGGPMLAPGGSGGTPPVVGAPAPTGYRPPFAPHGPYAGAGPTPPAPPAPPARPPKRPRDRSPLGAITFSLVFLACGVVAALDLLGLIRVGASAYFAAALATVGLGLLVGAWFGRARWLIALGLVTAAALGFATAAESFADWRSVNGSVTWAPASYADLAPRYQHTFGDAVLDLRAVDFTGQDGGTTVVTTFGDLTVRLPPTVDVTVRAEVNAGEATLFGNRSDGLDRQVREVSDLGGDGPGGGALRLLVQVNAGTLEVTR; encoded by the coding sequence ATGACCGAGGAAACCGCCCGGTCGCCCCGCCCGGAGGCGACCCGGCCGGACGGGCCACCGCCGCCGGCCGCCGCCCCCGCCGCCCAGCCGGCCGCCGCCGCGCCCGCCGCCGGGGACCCGTCCGGTCCGCCGCCGCCGGCCGGCCCCTCCGCCTCTTCCACCCCGCCGGCCGGGGGCGCCGCTCCCCCGCCGCCGGGGGCCGGTCCACCACCACCCGGGTACGACCAGCCCACCGCCCCCGGCGGCGTGGGCTTCACCTCCCGGTACGGGCTGGTCCGGCCCCGCTCCGGGCGCTACCTGGCGGGGGTGTGCGCGGCGATCGGTCGGGCCACCAACACCGATCCGGTGCTGTGGCGGGTGCTGCTGGCCGTGCTCGGGTTCTTCGGCGGCGTCGGGATCCTGGTCTACGTCTCGGCCTGGCTGATCATCCCGGGTGAGGGGGACAGCGCCTCGCCTGTCGAGTCGATGCTCGGCCGGGGCCGGTCGAGCATGTCGCCGGTCACCGTGATCGTGCTCAGCATCCTGGTCGCGGTGAGTTTCGGCTACATCGTCACCGACGCTTTCCGGGCGGTGCTGCTCGGCGCGGCGATCCTGGTCGGCGGCGCGCTGTTGCTGAACCGGGACCAGCCGGGCCGGGACCGGCGGGTCGGGTCGCCGCCCCCGGCCGACCCCGCCGTGCCCCACCTGCCCGGGCCGGTACCGCCGGTGAGCCACCCCGCCCCGGGCCACCGCACGCCCCCCGCCGCGCCGGGGTCGTCGCCGTCCGGGTCGGGCCCGGGGCTCGTCGCCCCGGCGTGGGGTCCGGCTGCGGCGGCACCGCCGGTGGGCGTCGACGCGCCCCGTCGGCCGGCCCCGGCCGCTCCGTTCCCCGCCCCGGGCGGCCCGTTCCCCGCCCCGGGCGGCCCGATGCTCGCCCCGGGCGGCAGCGGTGGGACGCCGCCGGTCGTCGGGGCACCCGCCCCGACCGGTTACCGGCCGCCGTTCGCGCCGCACGGTCCGTACGCCGGGGCCGGTCCGACGCCGCCGGCCCCGCCCGCTCCGCCGGCCCGACCGCCGAAGCGTCCCCGGGACCGGTCCCCACTGGGCGCGATCACGTTCTCGCTGGTCTTCCTCGCCTGCGGGGTGGTCGCCGCGCTGGACCTGCTGGGGCTGATCCGGGTCGGCGCGTCGGCGTACTTCGCGGCGGCGCTGGCCACCGTCGGGCTCGGGCTGCTGGTGGGCGCCTGGTTCGGCCGGGCCCGCTGGTTGATCGCGTTGGGTCTGGTCACCGCCGCCGCCCTGGGCTTCGCCACCGCGGCCGAGTCGTTCGCCGACTGGCGCAGCGTGAACGGCAGCGTCACCTGGGCCCCGGCCAGCTACGCCGACCTCGCGCCCCGCTACCAGCACACCTTCGGGGACGCGGTGCTGGACCTGCGCGCGGTGGACTTCACCGGACAGGACGGGGGAACGACCGTGGTGACCACCTTCGGCGACCTGACCGTACGGCTGCCGCCGACCGTCGACGTGACCGTCCGAGCCGAGGTCAACGCCGGTGAGGCGACCCTCTTCGGCAACCGCTCGGACGGCCTGGACCGGCAGGTGCGGGAGGTGTCCGATCTCGGCGGCGACGGGCCGGGGGGCGGCGCCCTGCGGTTGCTGGTGCAGGTCAACGCGGGCACGTTGGAGGTGACCCGGTGA
- a CDS encoding ATP-binding protein, with product MTDPPRLYRAREHRLAVGVAAGIAEHIGVSVVRVRIAFMVLLGLSGLGLLLYAAFWAVVPVRPGDAAAPPRRDVAQLLPFVLIGLVVLLAQMRLFDSVGVAGTAGWLVAIIAVGAGVIWHQSMPERRWQSSGPLPLPWLSAVVEETDRRAFVLRFIGGGVLVAVGIIGVAAVYSPVQNVDAVINGVIFALVGLAGVGVVAAPVLWRTFTQLRSEREGRIREQERAELAAMIHDQVLHTLALIQRNAADVKAVQRLARGQERTLRNWLYKPTASPTERFAAALEQAAAEVEDTYGITVEAVVVGDRETDERVGALVAAAREALVNAARHAGVQTVSLYAEVEPDQVSVFVRDRGVGFDRDAVDDHRHGVRGSIIGRMKRHGGRAEIRSGPGEGTEVRLILPVSGNGATAERDR from the coding sequence GTGACCGACCCCCCCCGGCTGTACCGGGCCCGTGAGCACCGGCTGGCCGTGGGCGTGGCCGCCGGCATCGCCGAGCACATCGGTGTGTCGGTGGTCCGGGTCCGGATCGCGTTCATGGTGCTGCTCGGTCTGAGCGGGCTCGGCCTGCTGCTCTACGCGGCGTTCTGGGCGGTGGTCCCGGTGCGTCCCGGGGACGCCGCCGCGCCGCCCCGGCGGGACGTCGCCCAGTTGCTGCCGTTCGTACTCATCGGTCTGGTGGTGCTGCTGGCGCAGATGCGGCTCTTCGACTCGGTCGGGGTGGCCGGCACGGCCGGCTGGCTGGTGGCGATCATCGCGGTCGGGGCGGGGGTGATCTGGCACCAGTCGATGCCGGAACGTCGCTGGCAGAGCAGCGGCCCGTTGCCGCTGCCCTGGCTCAGCGCGGTGGTCGAGGAGACCGACCGGCGGGCCTTCGTGCTCCGGTTCATCGGCGGCGGCGTGCTGGTCGCGGTCGGCATCATCGGCGTCGCGGCGGTCTACTCCCCGGTGCAGAACGTCGACGCGGTGATCAACGGCGTCATCTTCGCGCTGGTCGGGCTGGCCGGCGTGGGGGTGGTGGCCGCGCCGGTGCTCTGGCGGACGTTCACCCAGCTCCGTTCGGAGCGGGAGGGCCGGATCCGGGAGCAGGAGCGGGCCGAGCTGGCGGCGATGATCCACGACCAGGTGCTGCACACCCTGGCCCTGATCCAACGCAACGCCGCCGACGTCAAGGCGGTGCAGCGGCTGGCCCGGGGTCAGGAGCGCACCCTGCGCAACTGGCTCTACAAGCCGACCGCCTCGCCGACCGAACGTTTCGCCGCCGCCTTGGAGCAGGCGGCGGCCGAGGTGGAGGACACGTACGGGATCACCGTCGAGGCGGTGGTGGTGGGTGACCGGGAGACCGACGAACGGGTCGGCGCGCTGGTCGCCGCCGCCCGGGAGGCGCTGGTGAACGCCGCGCGGCACGCCGGGGTACAGACCGTCTCGCTCTACGCCGAGGTGGAGCCGGACCAGGTCAGCGTCTTCGTCCGGGACCGTGGCGTGGGGTTCGACCGGGACGCCGTGGATGATCATCGGCACGGGGTGCGGGGCTCGATCATCGGGCGGATGAAGCGGCACGGCGGCCGGGCGGAGATCCGTTCCGGGCCGGGCGAGGGGACCGAGGTCCGGTTGATCCTGCCGGTCTCCGGGAATGGTGCCACGGCGGAAAGGGACAGGTGA
- a CDS encoding response regulator transcription factor produces MAEQIEEPTGTGGRLRVFLVDDHAMFRAGVRAELGAHVEVVGEASTVAEAVARISATGPDVVLLDVHMPDGGGRAVLEAMRRTHPQVRFLALSVSDAAEDVIGLIRAGARGYVTKTISPDELAAAVRRVADGDAVFSPRLAGFVLDAFAARPDAPVADPELDQLTNREREVLRLLARGYAYKEIAKELFISIKTVETHVSNVLRKLQMSNRYELSRWAADRRLV; encoded by the coding sequence ATGGCCGAGCAGATCGAGGAGCCGACCGGCACGGGCGGACGGCTTCGGGTGTTCCTGGTCGACGACCACGCGATGTTCCGGGCCGGGGTCCGGGCCGAGCTGGGCGCGCACGTGGAGGTGGTGGGGGAGGCGAGCACCGTCGCCGAGGCGGTCGCCCGGATCTCCGCCACCGGCCCCGACGTGGTGCTGCTGGACGTGCACATGCCCGACGGCGGCGGTCGGGCCGTGCTGGAGGCGATGCGGCGTACCCACCCGCAGGTCCGGTTCCTGGCGTTGAGCGTGTCGGACGCCGCCGAGGACGTGATCGGGCTGATCCGGGCCGGCGCCCGGGGCTACGTGACCAAGACGATCTCCCCGGACGAGCTGGCGGCGGCGGTCCGCCGGGTGGCCGACGGTGACGCCGTGTTCAGCCCGCGGCTGGCCGGGTTCGTGCTGGACGCGTTCGCGGCCCGGCCGGACGCCCCGGTCGCCGACCCGGAGCTGGACCAGCTCACCAACCGGGAACGCGAGGTGCTCCGGCTGCTGGCCCGGGGGTACGCGTACAAGGAGATCGCCAAGGAGCTGTTCATCTCCATCAAGACGGTGGAGACACACGTGTCGAACGTGCTCCGCAAGCTCCAGATGTCCAACCGGTACGAGCTGTCCCGGTGGGCGGCGGACCGCCGGCTGGTGTGA